The Pithys albifrons albifrons isolate INPA30051 chromosome 1, PitAlb_v1, whole genome shotgun sequence genome contains the following window.
gttgaaGAGATTTGTCTGCAACTTCTATAAACTACCTGCTCAGCatacttttttcatttgtgtctAAACCAGTACTTTTGAGTTACCACTATGTCAGTATCTTATACAAATGGCCAGAAGCCACTAAGTCAAACTGTATCTTTCAAGGTAAGTAAAGCTATGATTTCAAATGTTTCATTTGGTTGTGCATTTAAGGTCTCCATCTTTCATCGTATCTGATTTAAAGATGGCTCTCAAAGACAAAACATGTCCTTTGCAAATCCAGTTCCTTAAGTTCATATTTCTGCAAGATGGTCTTCAAATATTCAAATAGCCAAGCACCCAATACTTTATTATGTCTTCCTGTTCTGCTAAtaggcagttcaatgcctccctgacatctgatcccatcagatctcggatgctcagcagggtcagccccagttagtacttggatgggagacctcctgggaaatgccgggtgctgtgacagtcccgaggacttcactggcactgtccaagctcgctcggccgtggcagatgaacctcaggacttaaacggtggggccagttctgcgcacgctgagcctcacctaaaatccactgcgcaggctggaagggcacacccacgtggggacagcccttcccaaatctttgttcgcgaagctgagccacacacacacacaagctcTGTTCTGCTAATACACTGTTTCCTTGGTTTGGGACTGAAAATGAGAATCAATAGTGCTGCTACCAACACCAGTAACTAActctctgctgtttcctttgACATTTCATATGTAAGTGGGGGCAAAAGGGCAAAATGATTCTTAAGAGTACAATAAACCtctacttcagaaaaaaacagaccTTCAAAAATACCTGGATATTACAGATCAGCATCAATAACCATGGCAAAATGTTAGCTACAGGTTCTCTGTTCATGTTAAAGTAAAAAGCAATAGAAGCAACAGGAAATGATGTCATTTGCAGAATCTGGGTTGTCTCAACAGTGGCTGGGGTGATGCCTTCACCACTGGAAGCTGGAAATACCAGTTTTGCAGAACCAAAACTCTGGACACAGAAAgtccaaattaaaaaacaaatgtacATGCAAATGCCATAAACCCCACAGTGTTTCTCCAGCCTCACTCACTGCCTGAATTAGGCATGACCTTTGATCTTAACAGTTAAAAGCACCAAAGAATGCTGGCAAGATTTTCTATATAAAGCAATTGAAATTTATTAAGGAGTGTATTAATTACTCAGAGTTCATAGAAAATGGTGACAGCAGAAAATTGCAGATAAATGAAAAAACGTTGATTTTACCCACACAACCCCAATCTTTGTACTTAAACAAAGGCATCAAATAAGTGCTAAACTAGAAGAATAACTAGCTACATCCTACGAAATCTAGAAAAAGCAGTGAGAAATACAAGATGTTTTAGAAGAAAATCAATCCTTTGGCATGTCATCATTAATTCAGACAGCATATTGTCAACTTCCTCCATACTTGCTTATTTCAAAGGAGCTCTGTAATTAACAGTATATGGTGGGGGGCCTAAAAGGGCTTCTGATGTGAAATTTTTCAAACCACTATACAAGAATACTGAAATGAGAACAATTTAGAAGCTAATAAAGTACCTGAGTCATCAACTACTATGACCACTGACTTTAGCTACCAATCACTTCCTGGGATACAAGGAGTGGGTATGAAGTGAGCATGGTAAGGCCTAAAATTTAACAGACTTACACCTAACATGCTTAGATAGCACAAGATGAAGAGGAGCCACAAGTGGtatttaattaataattctTCATTAGCACATGTTAATGACTCCAAGTGATTACTGAGGCTGATGAAAATCTTAGTGTCTTTGGATAACATTCAGTAAAACAAAGTACTAAGGGCTGGATTATACTGGGgaacatgttttaaaagaacACTAAAACAAAGGAACCTTCAGAGGGCATTGGGTGGCTGAATTCAAAAGGCAAGTAATGGGAAACagattcattttcttttacaaatttTTTGACTTTTGCTTAAGATCATCAGTCATACATACCAGTTTTGTGCACACTAAAGTGACAGTTGGTAGAGATGAGAAATGTTAACTGAGATGCTGTGCCACAGTTAcagctaaaaaaaaccaaaacaggcaGGCAGAATGCATGCAGTCAAATGTACATCTCCCTGTTCTCCATGGAACAGTTGTGAAAAGCAAAATACCCCAGAGCTAgcaaacaaattattttctgcagaaGAGTGGGAGAAAACTGCCAAAAGAATGCATGGGCAGCTTCTGTCCCAATCCCTTTATATCTGTACACAAAGAGCAGGGCCCTTCTGAAGCTCTTTTCTATTCAAACAACAGCACAGTGCAGAACACTGGCACAGAAATATTACAATTCTCCTAAGGCTTAGCTACCGGATATTTCACTCCTGCTTTGCTCTTGGACAAGCTAAAATAGCTCCAGGATCAACTACACTGGTACCTGCAAGTCATGAGCCAAGATTTAAAGACAGACGGAGTTGTACTTAGCAGGCAGAGCCAATGTTCAGCTACAGACTCGAAAGCACAGTGCTATCGAGTTACTCGGAAACTGTTTCTTTACCTTTAACTTACCAATCCTGATCAGTTTAGTCACCTGTTGCATTAttgctcttttcattttttatagaGTTCATATGCATACATCTACATGTCCTCAAAAAGAAACCTCATGCTTTACATTCATGCTTAGAACACAGACGTAACACGGCACAGTGCAGCTATTCCCCTCTTTACCACAAGTAGAGAGAACACTTCACAAAGACCTAGAGCTGATGGAGACAAGGGAAACAGATATGCAGGCAACTTAGCTTGAAGAATTCCTATGTTCTGATCTTCAAGTGTGGGAGTCTGTAAGCAAGCTTACCTCAGGTGACTCCAAGCAATAGCCTCACAAATATACTACCATCTGACTTTGAGTTATACAGGCAGATCTACCAAAAAGAGGCACAGAATTACCACTCTTCCCATTAGAAGGCCACTTCACACACGTCAGGAACATTTATCAACGAGAGTCACTGAATTAATATGAGCTTTAAGAGCATCATCTGGTAACAAAAAGCGCCTTGTCTTGACAGCGTCAACACAACTTATTAACAGAACATTCTctgcataaagaaaaaaattcctctcaACATCACCTACCATCACATGAATAAATTCAGGGACAGCCTCAAAGTGTGAAAATGgcataaaaaggaaaaccttCAGTCTTAGAAAGACAACTTCAGCCACTGAGGTACAAGAACACAGACTCCAAAGGAAAAGCTTCCAGGAAGGTGACATCTTAAACACTTCCACTACAGAGCTCTAGAAGGTAAGCAGATGCTTTGAAGAGATCAGTGACCTGAGCCAGATGCCGTTTGATGTTTGAAAGGCAACTGTAATGATCTATGGAAAGGAATTTGCTAAAAGAGCATTATGGATCCTAACTCTATGAGTCATCTCATCAAAAGAAATGTCATTTGCAGATTAAGAAGTTACCTCCTCTACAAGACTACTACTCAAATGCAGAATTTGAAAGCTAAAATACTTTAGATTCACAAAAAAAGCATATGCCACCACCTCCTCCCCAGTTTATAGGCCTGTCTCCATCTGGAAGGCTGTTCAGAACAAAAAATCACCAACACAAACTCCAATATAACATCACTGTAGTCAACAGAACAAGTGAATTGAAGTTTCAGATGTTTATTCTAGTACCTGGATACCATGCTAAAGGAGGAAACTGGCCTGTTCTGTTGGCTGGACTCTTGTCACTTATCCACATACAGAAACTGAGATCATCTGCCTTGGCCAGTCCTACAAGAGCTCAATACAGGAGTCCTTGGTTTTTCTTAAGAACGAAGATTCACTTGTCACAAGGCCAGCACAGATCCCTACAGCTGCCTTTTAAAAAAGCCACTATAACACCTTTAATGTATTTTGGGAAACCTCTCAATTTAGACGCACGATCCAAACCTCAGCTATTGACTAGCAATACACTTACTCAAATACTCAGACACCTGATGATTTGGTAACCAGAAGCAAGAGACACAATCCACATGGCACTTTTGGCAAAGCAATCAAACCTTAGTCAAGAACAATAAGCACAGAAGAGCACATTCTGCAGACCAAGCAGACAACAAAAGCCCTCTGAAAATAAGAACATGTAAAATACAAGGTACTCGGTGACTAAAAAGCACTCAATATAAAGGTGCCAAAAACTTTAGAGGACCCCAAATGGCAATTAACTCTCTATCCATTCAATGAATATGGCAAAGCCCAAATAAATGGTAGTAGTGCCCTAAAACAAGGTACTGTGCAAAGTTGTCTAGTATATCATAACTGCTATGTTGCACGGGTACTTTTTGACAAGTAACTGGCCAATTTCAAAAATtgagaggcaaaaaaaacccaaaccaccaatATGATTCAATAATAATGACTCCATTAATAGTCAATATAAGAAACACTGGTATAATTGCATTCTTTGTGATCTTACAGAAAATTATGTTCAGTTAGTTGTCATCTTACAACTTTATTAAGTCACAATGACTCACGACAAGCAGGAACTCTGTCACAAAGCAACTTCACCTAACTAAAGATGTTTTCTAATCTATTCACCATGTGCAATGCTTCATTTTTTCATTCTCAGACACTAGCAACCTCTCATTAACCGTACATTAGCACAGACTAGTGGTGATAATTCACCACTGCAGTCATATGTAATAAAATTAGTACACTCAAAATGTGTGCTGTCAAAACAAGAGTTCTATTTCTTAACGCTACTTGAAACAACATGTCATCTTTctatatatacattttattaTCACAGTGCTCTAATTTGGTCACATCCTGATTTGACTTCCTTCTCAGAAAATGCTCCACAGTGTCAAAATACTTTTCTACCCATGGAGCAGAGTGCCACTATAGATACAAGCAAATCACAGAccatcatggaaaaaaaagatctaAGCTTACAGGAAATACTGAGTTAGGAATACCTGTGCGTTTTTAAGAAAACTAAAGACCATTAAGAATAATGGTCTTAATATTCGAAAtaatactttggaaaaaaagtattagaaAGTTTGGAAGCAGTATTTTAGAAATCTTTCATCACTTattcttttatatttcattaaagTCAACATACTTGTGTCTTTCTGAAGTGATGTATCACTTTGGTTTGCCCTTTTTCCTAAAATACAATCCTGAAATTACCTCAGTAAAGATGGATCTTGCTATTGTAAAAACAGACATGCCACATTTTCCTAATGTTCAAGTAGCTTCCATTGGGCAACGGTCCTGAGAAGCGACCTCTCTAATCCCAAAACAGCTTTGCAAGTCAAGACTGTGTTCAAATCAAtggaaacagcaaaacagagaCTGGCACCTTCTTGCTTATCAGTTCTTATCACTAAAGCAGCTTCTGGAGGCCTCATGGTGCACAAAAGTCAGCACAGAgcatgttatttaaaaaattgaagaaaaaatgaaCTTGGTTAAAAGATAGTACTTTCTCTACGCCAAAACTATTAACAGGCAAAATTTAATCAGGAGCCCTCCACTAGCTGGATTACCAGTTAGCAAGCACCACTTACTGCATTAGTTTCCACTCCTTACTCCTGAAGATTAAACTCAAACTCTAAGTGAAATTCAGTGAAATCAACGGATGAGTTTGTCATTAAAGTCTACTCCAGGCTGCAAGTACTAAGAATTATTTCCAAGCTAATAGTTTAAGACTCAGAGTTTTGTACTTAATTTGAGAAACTGATTTTCTCTACTCCTGCAAATTCTATAATTGAGAAATCAACCTTAATGTTCTCCATGAGGACATTTTCATCACACACACTGGTAAGAAGCTGCACTAAGCACAAAGGGCACAGTTTCTACTTAACAAGAAAGTCAAAAAGATGCTTTTTATACTGATACATTCCCTAAAAATATGTTGTCTGGGCTGCTGAGAACAATCCTGTTTAGCAGCAGTCTGAGGGTATGACTGAAAATTTTACCCATGTAGCATGTCAAAGTAAATTTAATGCATCTATCAAGCACTAAGTAAACTCAATAAAACAAGCTTCCAGACAAAGAGTTATATTAAGTCTTGGTTTCTCAGCCCATATGAGATTAATAGTACAAATGTTAAATGAAACTCTAAGTTTTAGCCATAAAATCATAAGTCAAAATTAGATCGGTATCTGTGCAAGAACTAAAGCAATCATCTACTACatgaaagttttatttaaaaatatataaactaCTTATGCCTGGGCTACTCTACCCAGACTTCAAAGAACATTCAGACAGTTTTATTATTGCAAACAGACACATCAACACTTTGCTActagaaaaattaagaaaaggaGAGTACTTCAGCTTGTCACTCAAGAGCAATTCACTAAAAAAACTTAAGCAGTCCATAAGGAAACTGGCTGCTATCATTTAATGCATACAGACCTTTTAGGGCAGTTTTTACCCTTCAAAAAGTAAGCCAGAATAGAACTGATACTTATGATAAACATCCATCAATCCTTTCATtcccaaaaaagaaaacacagaatgtgAAAACTGAATAACTAGTACAAGATGTCATCTCAAGTTTTCTCTTGTAATTAGAAACAAataatgaagaattttttctgtgaTAAAAATCAAGCATGAACAAGCTTCTAGAAAATGTAATTGTTTGACCACTTTAAATGACATATgggacaaagaaataaatacccAAATCAAAGACATGTTAAAGCACCAAGAAAAagtgttaagaaaaaaattctaataatTTGCACTGGTTTCAATGTAATCTATTTGAATACACAGTAGCACAGCTGATAAAGAAACCGAACTAGAAAGAGCATTTATGACAAAACTGCCCAAGACCAAATGCTGCCTACAACAATAACTGTAACTTGGAAGCTTTTTTGACACTGtcaaaaaagaaagcacttgaaaaaagaaagagcctTCAATTTGTTGTAACAGATATGTGATAGCCACATTTGCTTGCCATGCTTGTCCTGAGGGGCTCACTTTGGTTTAGTTGTAGACTGGTCTCAAGGACCCAAGCACACTTGTGGTTAGATGTTTTCTAGAAGAAATGCAGCTTGTGTTCTCAGAGCACTCCATACTGAAACACAAAGCCTGGTAAGTGGGAACTATCAAGAGATTTACTTCAAAAGCACCGTTCTATCTCTCCTAAAAATGCTGACAAGGAAACAtgatttatttccatttaagATGACTACACATTTCAGCAAGATGGTCAGATGGAAAAATACGACACATATAGATACTATTTTCAGTTTAGTCACCTCCCTACTTGTATAAGGAGCAGGGGACATGATGCTCCTTCCCTCTATTCTATTCCACTACAGCTTATCCATAGAATGGATATGAAAACACTGCATTAAAGATGCCAAAGAACAGACACCTGCTCTGATCAATATAAAAGAATCTGAACACACAAAGGTCTGATAAAAACTGATCTTATCCACTAGGAGTTAAGCTCCCTAAAAAATAATCACTCCAAGCAAAACCAGGTTTCCAACAATGAGTTCTACTTATGTTCCTGTTTAACTTTAAGGTACTCTGAAAGCCATCAGGGATCTGACAAAACAGAGATTCAAAATGGAATCAGTAAAACTAAACAACTAAATGCTTCCAGTGAAAAATTTTATATTGTAGAAACATTGACATTTGAgacatctttttatttttcataaacaATTAAAGTAAAAGAATTTTAAGGCTTTCATCTCCCTGATCTCTACTAGGACTTTTATTTATGCTAGTGTAATATTATGTTACCTTTCTGTACTAAAATCATTGACCAAAAATTAAGCTACAATTTCCACAGTTGCTCCAAATGTTTACCATTTATGACACTTTCTTggcaattttattttccactgtATTGATGCTGCACAACACAGTGTCTCACTAGGTATCCAACTACCCCTTCACTGTTCTGCATAGATACTCACTACAGTAATTGATAAACAAAGCTGATCATGGTGTACGTATAAGCTGTGGAGCTTGTATGTTCAGATATTGGGTATCTCTACAAACCACTGCATTGCATCACAGACACCTTTCTGCTCAAAGCTCAGTTAAGAcagacatttcttttaaaaagctgctATAATTAAGAACATGTTTTAAGGCACAAGTTTCTCCTCCTGCATTATCAATGCAATATCAAAACTCTTTAAGATTATGGTCTCAAAAAATGCAGACTTTGTATTTCTCATACAAGACAGTTCTTAATCAAGTTAGACTTGCCATTCTATACATAGTAACAAACTTTCACACTTCAGTTCTCTGTCAGAGTTTATCAAAACTTGAACTAGGAAATTCATGTTCCCTTCAATTTGAATTACAGAATTAAAGATCTTATATTAATCTTTACTCAAGATGTTACTGTGAaaattttgtattaattttatcATATTCTTGTAGCAATAAAAAACGTGTCATCTTATTTTAAACTCCCTTTGTCATTCCAGAACATTTCGATCTATGTAACAATGGAAACATTGCTGTGGTACATTGTGTCACATTACCTTAGAAACATTTCGAAGTGTTTTACTAAAGCCTTCAGATTTTTGTCAGGAAAACACATCTTCCCCAGTATTTCTGGTAGCTTtactgtaaataaaagaaataatgtttaaaCTTATTCTTGTACAAGCAACTTCAATTACTTTTATCTACTACAcagaaaagaacataaaaatttCTTCTCCTCACAGACATCACTTCTCCTTGCAAGCTACTCAGTGATCTTTCAAAGACTTAGCAAATAGAAACACGCTGAGAAAGTGAATGCTGCTTGGTTTAATGATGTTTGATAGTGTACTGGAAGCAacactgctttgtttttcttaaatgaagACTTACAGAGCAAGTAAAGGATAACTAACTCTATGAATAGCCTAAGTGTTGCAAATAGattaaaatgtacattttgccaagaataaaactaaatgtgacaaagcaaacaaaaaaattcacacAGATAcgagcactgaaaaaaaaaggcaacttcGATGGAGCAGAGATGTTTTAATCAGTTTACCAAACATCCGCAGCAAATGCTGAGATCCATAGATATATGAGGGAGGTGGTGGCTGATCACTTGGCGGATAATTCTCTGGCATCAATTTCCAGGATAAAACCTAAACATAAAACATGACATCATCGATTATGAAATCTTTATAGCATCATAAATAATTTAGTCTGTACAGAACTACAAATTGAAAGATGAAATAAGTAATACCAACAAAACCTTTTCTTGCACAGCCCTACTCTGAGGTCCACAAAACCTTTAATTATGGAATCTAGGGTAGTAACATAAAAATCTGTTACCTCATTCAATTCATTGTTTCTTCTACCTTCAAAGCCAGTAAAAACCGTGCTCCCTTCTTTGCTAGGAGTCAAAGTTATCGGTGATGACGACCCGCTATGGACAGGGGTTTCTtcaaaaggaaggggaaaacaaaacaaaacaaatcagaaataaatgttattaCTTGTTTTATGGAACTATAAACCACTAAATGCAACTAAGGCCTGCTGCTAAAATGTTTGAAGTCTTAAACACTGAAATTCAATAAAGGCTATCCTCTAAAATAGGCTCTCAGAAACAGAGCTCATTCAATTCTGTGGAAAAATACACTACTAAAGTACTGAGAATATTGCTTTATATTTCTCCCTTTGGCAATAAGGCCTCAGAGATAAATAATTGATACAAAAAGTAATGAATTCCCACTTCCATGATTCAATTCACAATCCACACcgcattaaaaaaaagaacagaaccTTACACTTTATTTAGATCAACAAATTCAAGAGCAGAACCTACTTTTCTCCAGGTGCAGGAAGAGCTTTGGCATAGAAGCTGGGGTCTCCAGATGACGCCTCTTAGGCTGCGGGGAAGCGCTGCTCTCCGACAGCCTGTCACAGTTGGAGCTGTGGCGCGTGGAACGTCTCAGTGACTGCAGGATTTCGGGTTCAGCCTTGCGCCTTTTCGGCGTGGCCGGCTCCCCCGTGGTGGGCTGGCTGTCAGTTGACTGAGGCGTTGGGGGATTCAACAGAGGAGGACTTGGGGAAAGTTCCTCCTGATTTCTAGGAAATTAAGGCAGCTTTAAAGAACTGAAGAGCAGGGCTCTACCCACAAAAGAAATTCTTGTAGTTTCATACATCTGGTTAAACACTTATTAAGACGAGACAGTCTCCCAATAACTATTAAAGTGATGAGACCTTCtattaaatactatttttcagaattgtatttattttcaaatagaagttaaaaacaacaaacaccaCATTCTCCTACATTTTCCTCAGGAGATAGCAGTATTAAACTCCTTATATCCAACCTACCTGTTAGTATTTGTTGAGTTTTCTTTGATAGGAAGAAAGAATTTTGATGAAGTCACCTTCTTAAATTGAGCTTGTTCATAAGGATAGAGCAAAATTAATGGAAGTGTGAAGTCAAAGGTTATTCTCAGCCCATCCACCATCTCTTTACATAACTCAACactagaggggaaaaaaatatgaatttcaAAGTTGCATGTCAACATTTTTCAGCATTGTTGTACAAAATTGTCCTTTAGTACAGACTATTAACCATGTAACTACAATATGCTGATTTAATCACCAAGTAATAGGTGATTAAAAGCACACTTAAAAAAACAGTGATTGCTCTTGTTAACttagaaatacaattttttaaaaagcttgcttcataaagcaaaaaaaaaaattctattgtATTTCTGGATTAATGTAATCTACCGTAGAGTAAATAAAGTTAGTCAGATGTTTTTTATAGagcattattttgtttttcaagtttACTATGTTGAAAAAAAAGAGGCACCTGCCAGAAGAAGTAAGTACTCAACAGACTGAATCTCTGTCTAAAAGGCATAAGCAGAATTTGACCTACAGCTGCTAAGATGGAGTTGAGTCTGTGCTTACGAGCTAGCCAGTGAACCAACAGAACTACATACATTTCCACTGGACATCAGTCTCCGGTGGTGTGCTCCAGTAATCAAAGCACTACATTTAGAGGCTCTCAGGAATTTCAGTTTTAGGCTTTTGTAAAAGACTCACAATGTTAGGTGGGGAATACATGTGCTGTTACAAAAAGAACCATGAACACCAAGTGCAGTCCACCTGCATCAACTCTCACCCTTATGAAGGTATTCCCCTCTCATGTTTCAAGTGCATATATGAGTATGGTAACAGAAATTTGATTCTGCCCAAATTACCCATGTTAGAAATTCCAAACCTCCAATTACCATTTCACACCACCTGCTAAGACCGTTgcctttggtttttttaaacactacATATAAATTGGGTCAGGGGACCATCATGTGCAGAAATTCTATTAGATCCAAGGTCAGTAGTAACCTGGTCATCCAAGGTCAGTGTTAGAACAGTAAGAGCAACATAATAAAATTGTCAGCCGACTCTCTTCTGCCTAATGGATCACTGAAACTAtacacattttctttattaaagcACTATCTTTATTGAAGAAGTTACTTTAACAATCACAGTATGTGTACAACCTTCTGTTATTGTTTTTGATATTTCATCTAACTTTTTGTTTGGAAGAGCATACTACAAAGGAGGAGAAGTATCATTAAGCTGTCAAAAAATGAGTGACTGCAATATAAACCTAGACACTCACAGAGACCAAAATATTCCAAGGAACAGCCTAATTACACATCATTGAAACGGAACACTGTAACACAAGTAAAGAAGTTCTCCTTGATAAAATGCAAGATTAGCCCCCACTGTAGACTTATATAAGGAAGCAGTCTCATCTAATGTCAAGAATCATTAACAtaagagaacaaacaccaaaaaacgCCACACTGCAAACATGGAGGGATGGTGCATTTGTAGCATGGTAGAAgaacacacagctcagctgagaACAGAAACTAAGATACAACCAATTTTAACAAATGGGATTGGTGTTATACAGTTTCCCTACATATTGACTCCAAGACTTAAGATCatgtcaattaaaaaaagagtaaaaatttttaaaaaaaacaacctgaaCTAGGAGGACTTTTTAAGTGTTCCCATTAAATTTTTTATCTGTTACAAAACTTGAACCTGTTCAGCTTTATTTAAGCAGGGTATTCTCATACCAGATATGAAATTCTTCACACTGACAACAGCAATGCATTCTTCCAAATGGGTGACAATATTTAAAAGAACTTATACAATAAAACAGGATATTGATACTTTTGAATAATGACTTTTTGTAATATAGGGACTCTCTCACTCATTAACAAATTGTCAGTGTTACTGTACTACAATTATCTGTCAAATACTATAAGCCCTGGAAATACATCATGGTGTAAGCTCACAGAAGTGAACAGTCATCAAACAGAACACAGAAGGCTTCATTCTTCTTACGACAATAGTACTGGACTAGAGATTACTTACTTCTTCTCTGGTGGCACATAATGGAGATTCATATTTGCATGTGGAGTCATCTGATGGTGCCGAGATCTTTCATTGGctgaaaaagcagcattaaTAGCAAAATGTTTCACATATGACTCCAGGATGGTTATTATATTTGTCTGACAAGGAAGCTTCACTAGCTGAAAAAGAAGCAACAAATTAATATCTTAtataaacaattaaaacaaGTTAAAACAAGAGCTTGCAATACACCAGATAATTTAGTAAGTGTCTAGTGCATGAAGCTATTTCAGGACTGATTAATTTCTGCCCTCAAACTGCATTTGTGATCAACACTTTATAAACAACTAGAGCAAAAACACAGTCAGGTTAACAAGCTTCCTGCATTTCCAGGTTTAAAAAACAACCTGTATTCTAAAACACAGGTAGGTATTAGGTACTGAAACACTACACTGTTAAATATGACAAGTCACAGTTTGAGCTATAGAGAAGTCTGTCTGCTACACTCTTGGTGTTATTTCCTACACTGTCTAAGCACACCTTCACCATGAAgttgaaaaaaaacagaacctGTACACACAGCTTTTTTAtaccctcctccccctcccatgCACATTCATTTCACAACTTTGATTTCATACCCTTTTTCTTCTATTAATATAATAACAGTCTTCCTCAAGCTTCTTTTTCAAGACTTCAGGAATTTCTATGCTTATTGCT
Protein-coding sequences here:
- the MSL3 gene encoding MSL complex subunit 3 isoform X2; this translates as MTSRGMKFKFHRGERVLCFEPDPTKAKVLYDAKIVDIVVGKDEKGRKIPEYLIHFNGWNRSWDRWAAEDHVLRDTDENRRLQRKLARKAVARMRRKGRKKRRCRLPGVDSVLKSLPAEENDESSENSISSSSDDSDEGTDEEIKSEESDIDERTEMKEEQDTHTKRDMEERAISIEIPEVLKKKLEEDCYYINRRKRLVKLPCQTNIITILESYVKHFAINAAFSANERSRHHQMTPHANMNLHYVPPEKNVELCKEMVDGLRITFDFTLPLILLYPYEQAQFKKVTSSKFFLPIKENSTNTNRNQEELSPSPPLLNPPTPQSTDSQPTTGEPATPKRRKAEPEILQSLRRSTRHSSNCDRLSESSASPQPKRRHLETPASMPKLFLHLEKKTPVHSGSSSPITLTPSKEGSTVFTGFEGRRNNELNEVLSWKLMPENYPPSDQPPPPSYIYGSQHLLRMFVKLPEILGKMCFPDKNLKALVKHFEMFLRFLAEYHDDFFPESAYVAACEAYYSTKNPRAIY
- the MSL3 gene encoding MSL complex subunit 3 isoform X1, yielding MSMRRRKGRKKRRCRLPGVDSVLKSLPAEENDESSENSISSSSDDSDEGTDEEIKSEESDIDERTEMKEEQDTHTKRDMEERAISIEIPEVLKKKLEEDCYYINRRKRLVKLPCQTNIITILESYVKHFAINAAFSANERSRHHQMTPHANMNLHYVPPEKNVELCKEMVDGLRITFDFTLPLILLYPYEQAQFKKVTSSKFFLPIKENSTNTNRNQEELSPSPPLLNPPTPQSTDSQPTTGEPATPKRRKAEPEILQSLRRSTRHSSNCDRLSESSASPQPKRRHLETPASMPKLFLHLEKKTPVHSGSSSPITLTPSKEGSTVFTGFEGRRNNELNEVLSWKLMPENYPPSDQPPPPSYIYGSQHLLRMFVKLPEILGKMCFPDKNLKALVKHFEMFLRFLAEYHDDFFPESAYVAACEAYYSTKNPRAIY